In the genome of Geotrypetes seraphini chromosome 16, aGeoSer1.1, whole genome shotgun sequence, one region contains:
- the LOC117349780 gene encoding vomeronasal type-2 receptor 26-like produces the protein MDTHLAKHIEGYGTDSFRYVRQLLAFYFAIKEINQNTEILPNISLGFHIHDSCSDASFSLCGVLGILSGQEDPVPGYTCHQRGHVAGFIGSFPSMTSHEIARLTGIYGYPQISYGLSKTSLNELVEFPFFYHTFLSDDSYFHGIIQLLALFGWSWVGILTSFDENDKMYSEELRREIIRSGSCVEFLELIPEVVSSRDKREQISNKIFKSMANVIIIHSTSSHITYLLCSYVLKTINNRVLIFSVETSSIQSVYTLNIPSTCTAVNGSLMFTIPKGHIPGFKPFLQSLNLSTFPEPSLLHSVWRNAFDCEPKPTEEIMRYCTGHETLSDFPASKYDVDHFQFTYTLYNMVYAMAHALHNMYITKSQLGESLKMEPQPWQLNQFLKRVHFKAPDGHEIFFDDKGRASVHYDIVQFFQFPNGASTTIHVGSFNPSAPRDKQLIVNQTAIFWKTVFNQVPHSVCTESCAPGHRKVLDREKPVCCFDCIPCSEGEYSNTTDAENCMKCPEDQWPNEKKDKCNPKVIEFLSYGEPLGIALSSVSILLSIITALILGIFIKYRNTPLVKANNLNLSYVLLVSLTLSFLCALMFIGRPGAVSCLLRQSAFGIIFSTAVSSVLAKTITVVIAFSATKPSSKLSKWVGTRVSSYLILLCTSGEIVICILWLLISPPYPDYDTQSETGKMILQCNEGSTFAFYLVIGYMGFLALLSFIVAFLVRKLPDTFNEAQFITFSMLVFCSVWVSFIPAYLSIKGKYMVVVELFAILASSAGLLGCIFIPKCYIVLFRPDLNTREHLIEK, from the exons atGGATACacatcttgcaaaacacattgagggatacgg AACTGACTCCTTTCGTTATGTTCGGCAACTCTTGGCTTTTTATTTTGCCATTAAGGAGATCAACCAAAATACAGAGATCTTGCCTAATATCAGTCTGGGTTTCCATATCCATGACTCCTGCTCTGATGCTTCTTTCTCACTGTGTGGCGTTCTGGGTATTTTATCAGGACAAGAAGATCCGGTTCCTGGCTATACATGTCATCAGCGGGGCCATGTTGCGGGTTTCATTGGAAGCTTCCCTTCAATGACATCACATGAAATTGCCAGACTCACAGGAATCTATGGGTACCCGCAG ATTAGTTATGGATTGTCAAAAACGTCTCTAAATGAACTAGTTGAGTTCCCATTCTTTTATCACACTTTTCTAAGTGATGATTCTTATTTCCATGGTATAATTCAACTTCTGGCACTCTTTGGATGGAGCTGGGTCGGGATTCTCACTTCATTCGATGAGAATGATAAAATGTACAGTGAAGAACTAAGAAGGGAGATTATCAGGAGTGGGAGCTGcgtagaatttttggaattaatCCCTGAGGTTGTTTCATCTAGAGACAAACGAGAACAAATTTCTAACAAGATCTTCAAATCAATGGCCAATGTGATTATTATCCATAGTACCTCCAGTCATATTACATACTTATTGTGTTCCTATGTCTTGAAAACCATTAACAATAGAGTGCTGATTTTCTCTGTGGAGACCTCTTCCATTCAGAGCGTATATACCCTCAACATCCCTTCAACCTGTACTGCGGTTAATGGTTCCCTAATGTTTACTATACCCAAAGGACATATTCCAGGTTTCAagccttttctccaaagtctcAACCTCTCAACATTCCCAGAACCATCTCTTTTACATTCTGTGTGGAGAAATGCTTTTGATTGTGAGCCTAAGCCTACAGAAGAGATTATGCGATACTGCACAGGACATGAGACATTATCAGACTTCCCTGCTTCAAAATATGATGTGGATCATTTTCAGTTTACTTATACTCTTTACAACATGGTTTATGCCATGGCTCATGCCTTACACAACATGTACATAACTAAGTCCCAGCTTGGGGAGAGTCTTAAAATGGAACCTCAGCCATGGCAG CTCAACCAGTTCCTTAAGAGAGTTCACTTTAAAGCCCCAGATGGACATGAGATTTTCTTTGATGACAAAGGACGTGCTTCAGTTCATTATGACATCGTACAATTTTTTCAGTTCCCCAATGGCGCATCCACCACAATTCATGTTGGAAGTTTCAACCCATCAGCTCCCAGGGACAAGCAACTCATTGTGAACCAAACTGCCATCTTCTGGAAAACTGTCTTCAACCAG GTCCCCCACTCTGTGTGCACTGAGAGCTGTGCACCTGGACACAGGAAAGTTCTTGATCGTGAGAAGCCGGTCTGCTGCTTTGACTGTATCCCTTGCTCTGAAGGGGAGTATTCGAATACAACAG ATGCAGAGAACTGCATGAAGTGTCCTGAAGATCAATGGCCCAATGAGAAGAAGGATAAGTGCAACCCAAAAGTCATCGAATTCCTGTCCTATGGCGAGCCCTTGGGTATAGCTTTGTCTTCCGTTTCTATTCTCTTATCCATTATCACTGCCCTAATATTGGGTATCTTTATTAAATACCGGAACACACCTCTGGTGAAGGCCAATAACCTGAATCTCAGCTACGTCCTCCTCGTGTCCCTCACGCTATCTTTTCTCTGCGCCTTGATGTTCATCGGTCGGCCTGGAGCAGTGAGCTGCCTTCTTAGGCAATCAGCATTCGGGATAATATTTAGCACTGCTGTTTCTTCTGTGCTGGCAAAAACTATCACAGTTGTCATCGCCTTCAGCGCCACCAAGCCCAGCAGCAAATTAAGCAAATGGGTGGGGACAAGAGTCTCCAGCTATCTAATCCTTCTCTGCACTTCTGGTGAAATCGTGATATGCATTTTATGGCTCCTCATCTCTCCTCCGTACCCTGATTACGATACCCAGTCTGAAACTGGGAAGATGATCTTGCAGTGTAATGAGGGATCCACCTTTGCATTTTATTTGGTGATTGGGTACATGGGCTTTCTGGCACTTCTAAGTTTCATTGTGGCTTTTCTAGTGAGGAAATTGCCGGACACTTTCAATGAGGCCCAGTTTATCACTTTCAGCATGCTGGTGTTCTGCAGTGTTTGGGTGTCTTTCATCCCAGCCTACCTGAGCATCAAAGGTAAATATATGGTGGTCGTGGAGTTATTTGCCATCCTTGCTTCTAGTGCTGGACTGCTGGGCTGTATATTCATCCCCAAGTGCTACATTGTTCTGTTCAGGCCTGATCTGAATACGAGGGAGCATTTAATTGAGAAATAA